A section of the Nitrospirota bacterium genome encodes:
- a CDS encoding sigma-54-dependent Fis family transcriptional regulator, with protein sequence MYNGSEHNSCVLLVDDEQAILDTYSLILRAAGIDQARTCQDSRDVLPFLAEFGAAAIVLDVLMPHLSGPELLLTLKKDYPYIPVIMMTSSNDVETAINCMKYGASDYLTKPVEKSRFVAVIKRTLDMKELSLEASALRHSLICRDLRHPEAFSSIVTGSEKMQSVFRYIEAIGMSKQPVLITGETGVGKELMAQAIHRICGRKGELVAVNVAGLDDSMFSDALFGHERGAFTSAEKQRGGLIQQAAGGTLFLDEVGDMQEASQVKLLRLLQENIYYPLGSDMPKKSDARIVVATNKDLHSCMHEGVFRKDLYYRLNTHHVHMPPLRERPEDIPLLTDYFLAEAAASMNRKKPATTPGLLPLLGLYHFPGNVRELQGMCYDAVARHKSGVLSMESFREVIQHNAPSLDLTVMSCFGAQPAVTCSFSHFPTKKEIDDFFMQKALELSMGNVSMAASLLGITRQAIHKKLNKHTKRSEA encoded by the coding sequence ATGTATAACGGAAGCGAACATAATTCATGCGTGCTGCTCGTTGATGATGAGCAGGCCATTCTCGATACCTACAGCCTTATCCTTCGTGCTGCTGGCATTGACCAGGCAAGAACCTGTCAGGACAGCCGGGATGTCCTGCCGTTCCTTGCCGAATTTGGCGCAGCTGCTATTGTGCTCGATGTATTAATGCCCCATCTCTCCGGCCCTGAACTTCTCCTGACCCTTAAAAAGGACTACCCGTATATACCGGTTATCATGATGACATCATCAAATGATGTCGAAACCGCCATCAATTGTATGAAATATGGCGCTTCAGACTACCTTACCAAGCCGGTAGAGAAGAGTCGGTTTGTCGCCGTTATTAAAAGAACGCTCGATATGAAAGAACTGAGCCTTGAGGCGTCTGCTCTCAGACATTCTCTGATCTGCAGGGACTTGAGGCATCCGGAGGCGTTTTCGTCCATAGTGACCGGAAGCGAGAAGATGCAGAGCGTCTTTCGATATATTGAAGCGATCGGCATGTCGAAGCAGCCTGTCCTGATCACCGGGGAGACAGGCGTTGGAAAAGAACTCATGGCGCAGGCGATCCATCGTATTTGTGGCCGCAAAGGTGAGCTTGTTGCCGTTAATGTCGCTGGGCTCGACGACAGTATGTTTTCCGATGCCCTGTTCGGCCACGAGAGGGGCGCCTTCACCAGCGCTGAAAAACAACGCGGAGGACTTATACAGCAGGCTGCCGGAGGAACGCTTTTTCTTGATGAAGTCGGCGACATGCAGGAGGCATCACAGGTCAAACTCCTCAGGCTGCTGCAGGAGAATATTTATTACCCGCTGGGCTCAGACATGCCAAAAAAGAGTGATGCACGGATTGTTGTGGCTACCAACAAGGACCTCCATAGCTGCATGCATGAAGGCGTTTTTCGAAAAGACCTGTACTACCGGCTCAACACGCACCATGTCCATATGCCCCCTCTCAGAGAGAGGCCTGAGGACATTCCATTGCTGACGGATTATTTCTTGGCAGAGGCCGCAGCATCCATGAACAGGAAAAAGCCGGCAACAACGCCTGGTCTTCTCCCCCTGCTTGGCCTGTACCATTTCCCGGGGAATGTCCGGGAGTTGCAGGGGATGTGCTATGATGCCGTGGCACGTCATAAGTCTGGTGTGCTTTCAATGGAAAGTTTCAGAGAGGTCATACAGCACAATGCGCCATCTCTCGATCTTACCGTGATGTCATGTTTTGGCGCACAGCCCGCCGTCACCTGCTCTTTTTCGCATTTTCCGACCAAGAAAGAGATCGATGATTTTTTTATGCAGAAGGCGCTTGAACTCTCCATGGGCAATGTCAGTATGGCTGCGTCTCTTCTTGGGATAACACGGCAGGCCATTCATAAAAAGCTGAACAAACATACGAAGCGTTCGGAAGCCTGA
- a CDS encoding response regulator, with product MTNNDHAKHILIADDEVPFRFAAVLALRRAGYRTSEAQDGADALVKILGNGTHIPFDLIILDIHMPYLSGLKVCDILRERGVYVPVLFVAAFVDESEIERIVPDNAYSLLKKPFRIEQMISKVQEMVCQ from the coding sequence ATGACAAATAATGATCATGCAAAACACATTCTGATAGCAGACGATGAAGTTCCGTTCAGGTTTGCGGCTGTGCTGGCTCTGCGCCGGGCAGGGTACCGGACAAGCGAGGCGCAGGATGGCGCTGATGCCCTGGTGAAAATATTGGGCAACGGGACACATATCCCTTTCGATCTGATTATCCTGGATATTCATATGCCCTACCTCAGCGGGCTCAAGGTCTGTGACATTCTCCGGGAGCGGGGCGTATATGTCCCGGTGCTTTTTGTTGCAGCCTTTGTTGATGAGAGTGAGATTGAAAGAATTGTGCCTGACAATGCCTATAGTCTGCTTAAGAAACCCTTCAGAATTGAGCAGATGATCAGCAAGGTCCAAGAGATGGTATGCCAATAA